From a region of the Lactuca sativa cultivar Salinas chromosome 4, Lsat_Salinas_v11, whole genome shotgun sequence genome:
- the LOC111898727 gene encoding uncharacterized protein LOC111898727: MSSSKRPSKEKTPVRNTNTPIPSFDQPIFSPPYYHYGDMFPSFPQRPGQPHPQTPSLPQPDLDFNPFDFLSQPEFVQQTQTQPETVVSDSEFVTETQPTRATNKRKEKAEARCWEPLEALVLAQSWIDISEDATVGKDQKHDRFWIRVLHRFHKGMGRGEYRSKHQVYSKWGKMNKEVMLFNDLWNNMKRQWKSGESDEVILQKALKVYQQENLKAFKFLEVWHFLKDNRKWLSSKTFDQHIDSGSKRSRTSESDHTTSDARVQFDLNEDEPVPVSPPSRPLGRDKSKSKGKGKASDFR; encoded by the coding sequence atgTCTTCTTCCAAAAGACCTAGCAAAGAAAAAACACCAGTCAGAAACACCAACACCCCAATACCTTCATTTGATCAACCGATTTTCTCACCTCCGTATTACCACTATGGCGATATGTTTCCTTCTTTTCCACAACGACCAGGGCAACCACATCCACAAACACCATCACTACCACAACCCGACCTGGATTttaatccatttgattttttGTCCCAACCCGAGTTTGTgcaacaaacacaaacacaaccaGAAACGGTCGTTTCTGATTCTGAATTCGTTACAGAAACTCAGCCCACTCGAGCAACGaataaaagaaaagagaaggcgGAGGCTAGATGTTGGGAACCTTTGGAAGCGTTGGTGTTGGCACAATCTTGGATCGATATTTCAGAAGACGCGACGGTTGGAAAAGACCAAAAGCATGACCGCTTTTGGATTCGCGTTTTACACAGGTTCCATAAAGGAATGGGCCGTGGAGAATACCGTTCAAAACATCAAGTGTACTCCAAATGGGGGAAGATGAACAAGGAAGTCATGTTGTTTAATGACTTGTGGAACAACATGAAACGTCAATGGAAAAGTGGAGAAAGCGATGAAGTCATTTTGCAGAAAgcgttgaaagtgtatcaacaagAAAATCTGAAGGCTTTCAAGTTTCTGGAGGTTTGGCATTTTTTGAAAGATAACAGGAAATGGCTGAGTAGCAAAACATTTGACCAACATATCGACAGTGGGTCAAAACGCAGCAGAACATCTGAGTCCGACCACACTACATCAGATGCTCGTGTTCAGTTTGATCTGAACGAAGATGAACCTGTTCCAGTTTCACCACCTTCCCGACCATTGGGAAGAGACAAATCAAAAAGCAAAGGCAAAGGCAAAGCGTCGGATTTCAGATGA